The genomic interval TACAAACATAAATTGCTCGTTGTCATTATGGAGGGAAAACTTCACCTTCATCTTAATGGTAAAACAACAACCTATAGCAAAGGAGAATATTTCATCCTACCCGCTTACACTTGCTTTAGTAGTCATTCTAAAAATGGCGCGACCATAGTTATGGTTGGAGTAAAACCTGGGGATAGTTATCCAGCCAAAAAATAACTAGGGGATCGACTGTGTCGCAAAAATTGTTCGGTCTAAAAATGAACAATTTCTGGCGAGTTTTAGGTCGCCAGATCATAAAATGGTTCATATCAAACTAATAATCGTGATTACTAAAGAGAAGCAAGATTAATAATATTTGTGCTGACGGATGAATATATTAGAGTCCCTTTTATATAATGGCAGCGTAAGGCTGCTAACACTTATAACCTAGAAAAAATGGATATTTCTGAGGTAAGAAGCTTCTAGAGAGCGTATTTTGGGAACGAGAATCAGGAAATTACTCATTCTAATTAAATATGCAAAATTTCATCTAGACTTAGGAATTTTATTTGTCTTCTAATCAGGTGAGAACCCTAACCACTAGGAAAGTAAATACTGAACCTTGAGCCTGATAAAAGAGGGGAATCTGCTAAAAAAATATGCCCTCCATGTAGTTCTACTATCGATTTGGTAATAGCCAAGCCCAATCCAATGTGTTTACCAAAAGACGCCCCTGCTTCTAGCGTGACAAATGACTGGAATATAGCCTGCTTATTCTCATCTTCTACCCCAGCTCCATCATCATCAACATGAATAATGAACTGATCATTATTTGCATTTAAAGTAACCTGTATTTTATGGTTTGCGAATTTTAATGCATTACTAATTAAATTATTAACAGCAAATTTTAATAACTCTGGATCAAATTCCACAGTGCATTTTTCATCACCAAATACGTCTAAATTAACCTCCAAATCATACCCCTGGTGGCTATTCACTAATTCAAAAAGCCACTTTTTTATATCTAAGGGCTGCTTTTTTATTTTCATTTCGTTACTCGAGCTTTGTGAATATATTAAAAAATAACTCACTAATTTATTCAGATCTTTAATATCTTCTCTCAGGCTATTCATATGCTTCGAAGGATCTTGTTTCTTTTTAAACGATTTTTCCATTGCATCCAAAGCCAATTGCATCGTATATAATGGTGTTCTAATTTCATGGGCTACAAAACGAGATATATTTTGTTGTGTTTTAATTAAGTTCTTTATTTTATCTCCCATATTAACAATATTATTATGTACCCCATAAAGAATAGAGAGCTTACTGAATTTAACTCTTTTATCAAATATCCCTCTGCTGTAATTATTAGTTAATCCAAATAGTTTTCTCACATTTCGACTAAAAATCCAGGTAAACAAAAACACAGTCAAGGTCGTTAAAATCATAAAACTTATAAGGTAGTAAAACTGTAATTTAGGCACTTTAATTAAAAATTTTGGGTAATTTATGGGGCCTAGAATAAGTATCATATCCAGGTCTTTCAACTTAAAATAGACTTTTGTAATGAGCCCCTCTGACTTAGGAAGCTCGTACTGCAATCCCTTGATATATTGTTTGTTTTTAATAGTTAAAGGTAATTGTTTGCTATCTGGAGATACAATTTGCAAAGGAATATCGTATATCGACTGAAAGTGCTTCATTATTTTAGGCCAATTGTCTTTTTTTGAGGTTTTCAGCTTAGTGGTAATAAGATGGGTCATCCATATTGTATTATCTTGGATAGTAGTATACATCGTCGCCTTATCTTGAATTTGCAAGACGTATTTCGTATCTCCTATTTTTTGCAAAGCAAATATATCGGGTAAGAAATAATTTAAAAAATAGTGTACTGGTCCAGTTAAAATTACTATCTTACCTTGCCTTAAATTGTCTTTTTGTTCCTTAGAAATTTTTAACTCATCCATGTTTAATATTTTGGCCTGAGGGCTACCTGCTGGCTGAATCAGATCAAGCACCGTACCCCATGAAGATCGGGGAGTATTTTTAAGTAGCTGCTGAATTACAGTAAAATTACCATTTACAAATAGACGATTTATTGTTAACCGATTTAAATCAATAAAGTGAAAGTAAATAAAGTAAACACTACCTAAGATTAATAGCGATATTATTATCGACATTGTGACTGTTTTCGCGTAAAGATTAAGCATATTTATTCCAAGCCAAAAATAAATAGAGTGCCGTTAACTTCATAACCTGAGTCTTGCAGCAGGCTTCATTGAGATAGTTGACTATCTTAATGTTATCTTCTGTAAGCAATATTGATTTATTTTCCATTCTTACTCTCTAAGCTTCTTAAATAAGAAAAACTATCTAATCAAATTCAGTCTAAGTGATTCAGTTAAGTTTTACATAGATATAAGGATGTAGGCAAACACACAGCACAAATGTACATTTTATATACAATTATTTTTTTGAGCTCGGTATAATAACAGTTAGGTTGATTATTGTACTTACCTAATCATAGTTCAGAGATGGATGTGTGGAGAGAAATGATGAAGTCTAAAAATAATTTTGACGATAACCTTGATAGCATTTCAAGTAGCCGTACTCAATTAGATAACAATCCTTGTGGAATATGTAGAGCAAATGGTATGCCTATATGTAAAGGGCATGGGACTGGAAGCAGTGGAGAAAGCTCGGAGATTAATGACGATAAGACATCTCAAACAGTATCTGCGACTTCTGATAAATCGAGCCTGCAATCCATATTTACATCCTTAAAAAAAAGCCAACTTTGGGTATCAGATTACGAAGAAATGATTTTTAATTATCTTAATCCAGATAGTTTAATCTTGATCACTGCTAATACTGGATCTGGGTTAATTAATATTTCTGGTATTCCTATAAAATCTGAATCTCAGGAGAAAGCACAAAATGAACTACTTAATGCAATTGAACAAGAATTGAATCAATTTTTAGAGGAATCTGAACATGAAGTTTCTGTAAAAATCCAACGCACCGGAAACAGATTAGAGATAAAAATTTCAGATAAAACTTGCTATGATGCATTTATACAACGTTTAATGGATAAAAATTTATTGATTACTCGTTCAGCTCACTTGCTTCATGACGTCCCACACACACAAAAAATACACTCTGCCATTAAAAGATCGATGAGCTCTTTGGAAGAATTACAGGACAAAAATCATCTTCCAGGCATTGCTGTAGCAATTATTTCTAATCAAGGTAAGGTTACAACACAATCAGTGGGAGTCACGAACTCAACTGTATTTGAAGCTGCCTCATTAAGTAAACCTGTATTTGCGTACATTGTTTTAAAATTAGCACAAGATGGAAAAATCAATTTAGATACCCCTCTCTATAAATATGGCCATTTTGGCCCTCCAGAAATACGAATCCACCAAAATTATAACAAATTAACCGCACGGATGATTCTATCCCATCAAGCAGCATTACCCAATGAATCATCATTACCAGAATTTATTCCTGAAGTTAACGTAGGAGAAAAATTTAATTATTCCGGTGTAGCTTATCAATTTTTAGGTGAGGTAGTGCAAAACATCACGAAACAATCCCTAGAAACTTTGGCACAAAAAGCCTTTGCGAAGATTGGTATGACAAATAGCAGTTTCATGCCACCAACCGGTTGTAGCCTCATTAAACTTCCAGATAATGCACTAAAACCAATACCAGAAAGTATGAATGCATTATTACAAGGCACGCTAGATAGACATGGTCAACTGAGTATCATTTATCATCAAGATAGATTGTTTATCGCTGAAAAAGCAGACGATGGACAGATACAAATTATCGAAAAGGCCCCCAGTCAAATAGAGGAAAATAGTCTCATAGCAATAAAAGAACGCTTTGCCGACATACCTAATAATCCTTTCTGGCTATCAAAGCCCATATCCGTAGAAGCACGGGAATTGCCTCTTATAACTGCTATTGTCGGACATCCCCCCAAATATGCCGCAACAATAACAATTGGTCATAACCCAGATAATTCAGTTGATCTTAAGAAAAAGTTTTATATCGCTCACCCTGGTGCTTCTTTATACACAACTGCTGAAGATTATGGAAAATTTTTAAGAGAATGCACTACAGATGAATTTATTCGAACGGAAATGTTTGGCGTGAAGATATTGGGCGAAAAAGGCAATAAAACGTGTACTCCGATTGTTCCTAGCTTAGCCGGTAAAGATACCAAGGCAAAGGATAATTTAGTATCTCCGGATATTTTAATGCAAATGGCTTGGGGGGTTGGAATCGGTTTACAACGTAATCCGAATGGTGGTTTCATTGCCTTTCATTGGGGTGATAATGGAAGTGGACGAAATTTGGCAGCGATTAACCTTACTACCAAGACGGCTGTTGTCTGTCTCACCAATAGTGCTAATGGGCCAGTAGTTTTTCGAGCAATTGCAGAACCTGTAGTTGGTGATTTAACTGCTGTAAGTCAGTGGTTGTCTCTGCGAGAAGGGTTACCTATGGCTCAAGGTATCAGAACAAATCTAACTCAGGAAATGAGACTGTATTTACACGAGCAGAAACAAGTATCAACAACTACTGTAAGCTCAAACGAAAACAAATGTTGGTAATTTGAGAGAAAAATTTCACATTGAAACCACAATCTAACACGATTAATATTGCGGTTAAATTATATGCTGATCTATCTAAAATAATAAATTAAATTATAATTTAATAATAGATTTAACAACCTAGACTCCTGCTTACTAAAAGGATAAGAGTATGTGCAAATTACTAATGCTTCGGTTAACGTTATTTATTTCACTTTCTGCATCACCGTTCGTATATGCTGTTACTAATAATGAAGTAACAGATTGGGTTCAGAAAGTATTAATGCAGACCATGTCAATTAGTTATCAAACCACGCCCAATGAAGAAGAACAGGCTGCAAAAAATTTCTCTCATTCTGCATGGGAGCCCATGAATGACTTTTATTTTAATGAATCCCAAATAATTAAGCAGTACAAACTTACACTTCATCCTAAACCATTGAACTCCCCTACTTTAATTAACAAAGATCTTTGTTTTGGGGCACCATGCTGGAGAGTCAATCAAAATTACAATGTTCCTGAATTGCATCTTAATGTTTCCTTTTCATTACTTATTACAAACCAAAAAACAACTAATAAGTCACCTTTTATAGTTAAAAGTCTTGATATGAAAATCGAACATTATTAAATAAAGACATAGATAAGATTGTATGTTTTGATTAGGGGCGGTTAACAATTCGATTAAGCCTAATTGTGGCATTAAAATATTTCTCAAATTTGCATTCTTAAACATCAATATAGGATACAAAAAATATATGCCCCCTCATCCAGACTTTAGCTTAGCAACGCAAATCGCATATATACCTAGTGGCCTTTACCCTTCATTGATTAAAATTGAAGAAGAAAGTGTTGAATATGGGGCTTTAACATTTACACTAGATAACAAACTGATAACATTTAGAACAGGAAAAATAACACCTACTAAACCAGGATTTTTTGTAACATTATGGCAAAGAGTAAATGGCTTAACAAAACCACACCATATCACAGATTCGTCAGATTTTTTTGTTATCAGTGTTCATGATGATATTGGCTTTGGACAATTCATTTTTCATAAATCAGTTTTGCTTCAACATAGCGTTATTTCTTCAGGCTCCAAAGAAGGAAAAAGAGGGATCCGACTGTATCCACCGTGGATACAAAATTTAAATAAACAAGCTAAGCGATCGCAAGATTGGCAATGCAAGCACTTTATTAAATTTGACTGCAATATTAGTGTTAAATATAGGACTTTAATTAATGCATTTAAGAATCACTAATTTATGTTTTTAGCGTGCTTAAAAAATAAATATTGGTATCCTGTAGAATAACTTGGTTTTGTGGACTCAAGAGCTGATAATTCAATTAATTATCTTTTTTTATCTGATAGAACCAATTTTTCTAAATTAGGATTTGCCTTTTCTGTAGAATTAGCTAACCTCGATAGCATCGGTTTCGTATGATTAACTGCAAAAAAACAACTTGGCTCATATTGGGAATTATTACTGGGTTCAGTCTTAGCTTCTTGTATTTTGCTATTGGAGTTTATACCCATTCCCAAAATAGGAACTCCTCGAGTATCTCGAATATAAATTCTAATTATGAGCACGCAGGAATAACAAGAAGATGAAAATAGAAAATAAGATTACAGGCCAAGAAAAATTTATCCAATTCATTGCAGGAGTTTTTATTGGAATTATCTTATGGTGTTGTACCCTATGTATATTATTAACTCTTAACTGACCGCTTATGTTGGTAAATTTTATGCGGAATTAATATTTGTTTGACCTTATTAAAGGCCCCATCAGCGCAAGCTGACAGGGCTTTTTCAAAAGTTATTGGCTGTCTTACTTAGCTGCTGCGGCTTTCTTTTCCTTTTCTTTGGCAATTACTGCTTCAGCTACACTGCTTGGGCAAGGAGCATAGTGAGAGAATTCCATTGAGAATTGGCCACGACCCGAAGTAAGCGTGCGCAAGGTACTGATGTAACCAAACATTTCTGAAAGAGGTACATCGGCCTTAATGCGGACACCAGCTGCACTGGGTTCCTGACCTGAGATCATACCACGACGACGGTTCAAGTCACCAATCACGTTCCCAACATCCTCTTCTGTACTATAAACGTCAACCTTCATAATAGGCTCAAGCAATTGTGGTGCAGCTTTTGGTATGGATTGACGAAAAGCACCTTTTGCAGCAATCTCAAATGCAATTGCTGAAGAGTCAACGGGGTGATAAGCACCATCGCAAAGATCAACTACAACATCCAATACAGGAAACCCTGCTAAAGTACCTGTATCCATCATTGAGCGGAAACCCTTCTCAATTGCTGGAAAGAACTCTTTTGGGACATTTCCACCCACAACAGATGTAGTGAAAGTAAATCCAGTGTTTGGCTCACCTGGTGAGATAGTGTAGTCAATTTTACCGTATTGACCAGCACCACCAGATTGTTTCTTGTGAGTGTAGCTGTCTTGAATTGATTTGGTTATGGTTTCGCGGTAAGCAACCTGTGGTTGGCCTACTATTAACTCAACGTCATAAGTACGCTTCAGAATATCCACTTTAATATCAAGATGCAATTCCCCCATACCACGAAGAATGGTTTCACCTGAATCTTCATCGGTTTCAACCCTAAACGTTGGATCTTCTGCGACCATCTTACCAATAGCAATACTCATTTTTTCGGTGGAACCTTTATCTTTTGGCGTGACAGCAATAGAGATAACGGGCTCAGGGAAAACCATTGCTTCTAGAGTACATTCGTGATTAGGATCGCAAAGAGTGTGTCCAGTTCGAACGTTTTTCATGCCTACAATCGCTATAATATCGCCTGCTTCAGCACTTTGTAATTCATTACGCTCATTTGCCTGCATCTCCACCATACGGCCAACACGTTCCGTTTTACCAGTAAAGGAGTTAAGGATAGTATCCCCTTTATTGAGCTTTCCTGAATAGACACGTACGAACGTTAGAGCACCAAAACGGTCATCCATGATTTTAAATGCCAAAGCCCTAAATGGCTCATCAGGAGACACAATAGCGAATTGGCCGTTTGGCTCACCTTCAGCATTGGTCAAAGGTTGTGGATTAACTTCATGGGGGGCAGGCAAATAGTCAACTACTGCGTCCAATAAAAGTTGCATTCCTTTGTTTTTAAAGGCTGAACCGCAATAAGTTGGGAAGAACGCTAATTCAAGAGTGCCCTTACGAATGCAACGCTTAATTTCATCTATTGAAGGCTCTTCCCCTTCTAGATATGCCATCAGCAATTCATCATCCATTTCCAGTGCTGTTTCGATTAATTGAGCGCGATACATTTCAACGTCATCATGCATATCTGCGGGTACATCAGTAATCTTGTAATTTTCTGGCTGCCCAGATTCGTCCCAAACGTACGCTTTACGGGTTAGTAAATCAACAACACCTACGAAGCTGTCTTCAAATCCAATAGGCAAAGTCATAATTAACGGATTTGCACCCAATACTTTTTTAATTTGCTCGGTCACTTTCAAGAAGTTCGCGCCAATCCGATCCAGCTTGTTTACGAAAATCAAACGAGATACTTTTGAATTGTTCGCATAACGCCAGTTGGTTTCTGACTGAGGCTCAACGCCGCCAGAACCGCAGAATACCCCGATTCCACCATCGAGTACTTTCAGTGAACGATATACCTCTACAGTAAAGTCAACGTGTCCTGGGGTATCGATGACGTTAAAGCGATGACCTTTCCAGAAGCAACTTACTGCTGCTGACTGGATGGTAATACCACGCTCCGCTTCCTGCTCCATGAAATCGGTTGTTGATTCACCATCGTGAACTTCACCTATTTTGTGGATTCTACCAGTGAGCTTAAGAATACGCTCAGTAGTGGTGGTTTTTCCGGCATCTACGTGGGCGAAGATCCCAATGTTTCTATAAAGGTTTAAATCAGTCATAGCACTCTTATTAAAATTTAATGGTTAAAAAATTGTCGCATATTGTACAGTATTTTATCCTGATTTGCAGCAGAATTTGCTCTATTAAACTTATTTATATTATTTCGTCTACAAGTACATAGCATAAACGTTAATTTCTGCTACAAAATTAAGCGTAGCAGGATATAACCTAGAAACAGTTAATGCAAATAAATTGCCCAAAATATCGCTAATCAATTAAATAAAAACAAATTTCATACATATTTAGTTGGCGAATAAGAGAATTCAATTTCTATTTTTCTATTCAAACTCATCCTTAGAAAATTCTATTTTTTTTCTCTGTAAAATTTCATCCCGACTAAATTCAATAACATTCCTGTTTGCTATACAACGCCAATTTTGCATATTTGTTATATACTCTTTATCTTTAACTTTAAATATGTCTGGTGTAAATGCTGCCACATTTTCTCCCACTTGTTTATCTCTTGCTGAAGAAAATATAAAAGCCTCAACTTTTGCCTCCCTCATTTCCGTACCTAATAGTTGACTTTGTTCATAATTTGTTTTGCTGGAAATTTTCTCTTTGTATTTTTGAAATGGAGCTTTTGTTAAGTCAATTCCATTTTTTGTTTTTATATAAGCCTTAAATGCAGTCATTCGAATCTCAATGTACCCTAAGTTAGCGCAAGTATCATCAAAAAATTTCAAACGGTAAAATGCTACTTCTGCAAATGCTGTTTGCAAAGATAAAGACCCGTACCACAGTGAAGGCTCATAAGTATTGCCAAATCGAGATCCATACTCAAGGGGTGGATATCTGAAAGGAGTAAAAATTAAATAATGCTTACCATTGATTGCTTGAGGTTTTGAATTGTCTAGTATTTTTTCTAAAAGGTCATGTTCTTCGCTACTATCAACTAAATCTCTAGAGCTTGAGCTATATTGATCCTCAACTATCCGCCAAGGTTCCAACTCTAAATATTTGAAAAATTTCCCCCCCTCACATTCAGTCCAAATACTCATAATTTACCGCGCATTGCATCTAGATAATTAAGTACACGAATTAACCCAGGAATAGTTTTCATTTCTTCAATAGGTTTATTTCTAAAATATT from Legionella sainthelensi carries:
- a CDS encoding sensor histidine kinase, with translation MLNLYAKTVTMSIIISLLILGSVYFIYFHFIDLNRLTINRLFVNGNFTVIQQLLKNTPRSSWGTVLDLIQPAGSPQAKILNMDELKISKEQKDNLRQGKIVILTGPVHYFLNYFLPDIFALQKIGDTKYVLQIQDKATMYTTIQDNTIWMTHLITTKLKTSKKDNWPKIMKHFQSIYDIPLQIVSPDSKQLPLTIKNKQYIKGLQYELPKSEGLITKVYFKLKDLDMILILGPINYPKFLIKVPKLQFYYLISFMILTTLTVFLFTWIFSRNVRKLFGLTNNYSRGIFDKRVKFSKLSILYGVHNNIVNMGDKIKNLIKTQQNISRFVAHEIRTPLYTMQLALDAMEKSFKKKQDPSKHMNSLREDIKDLNKLVSYFLIYSQSSSNEMKIKKQPLDIKKWLFELVNSHQGYDLEVNLDVFGDEKCTVEFDPELLKFAVNNLISNALKFANHKIQVTLNANNDQFIIHVDDDGAGVEDENKQAIFQSFVTLEAGASFGKHIGLGLAITKSIVELHGGHIFLADSPLLSGSRFSIYFPSG
- a CDS encoding serine hydrolase domain-containing protein, coding for MMKSKNNFDDNLDSISSSRTQLDNNPCGICRANGMPICKGHGTGSSGESSEINDDKTSQTVSATSDKSSLQSIFTSLKKSQLWVSDYEEMIFNYLNPDSLILITANTGSGLINISGIPIKSESQEKAQNELLNAIEQELNQFLEESEHEVSVKIQRTGNRLEIKISDKTCYDAFIQRLMDKNLLITRSAHLLHDVPHTQKIHSAIKRSMSSLEELQDKNHLPGIAVAIISNQGKVTTQSVGVTNSTVFEAASLSKPVFAYIVLKLAQDGKINLDTPLYKYGHFGPPEIRIHQNYNKLTARMILSHQAALPNESSLPEFIPEVNVGEKFNYSGVAYQFLGEVVQNITKQSLETLAQKAFAKIGMTNSSFMPPTGCSLIKLPDNALKPIPESMNALLQGTLDRHGQLSIIYHQDRLFIAEKADDGQIQIIEKAPSQIEENSLIAIKERFADIPNNPFWLSKPISVEARELPLITAIVGHPPKYAATITIGHNPDNSVDLKKKFYIAHPGASLYTTAEDYGKFLRECTTDEFIRTEMFGVKILGEKGNKTCTPIVPSLAGKDTKAKDNLVSPDILMQMAWGVGIGLQRNPNGGFIAFHWGDNGSGRNLAAINLTTKTAVVCLTNSANGPVVFRAIAEPVVGDLTAVSQWLSLREGLPMAQGIRTNLTQEMRLYLHEQKQVSTTTVSSNENKCW
- a CDS encoding MepB family protein; the protein is MPPHPDFSLATQIAYIPSGLYPSLIKIEEESVEYGALTFTLDNKLITFRTGKITPTKPGFFVTLWQRVNGLTKPHHITDSSDFFVISVHDDIGFGQFIFHKSVLLQHSVISSGSKEGKRGIRLYPPWIQNLNKQAKRSQDWQCKHFIKFDCNISVKYRTLINAFKNH
- the fusA gene encoding elongation factor G; its protein translation is MTDLNLYRNIGIFAHVDAGKTTTTERILKLTGRIHKIGEVHDGESTTDFMEQEAERGITIQSAAVSCFWKGHRFNVIDTPGHVDFTVEVYRSLKVLDGGIGVFCGSGGVEPQSETNWRYANNSKVSRLIFVNKLDRIGANFLKVTEQIKKVLGANPLIMTLPIGFEDSFVGVVDLLTRKAYVWDESGQPENYKITDVPADMHDDVEMYRAQLIETALEMDDELLMAYLEGEEPSIDEIKRCIRKGTLELAFFPTYCGSAFKNKGMQLLLDAVVDYLPAPHEVNPQPLTNAEGEPNGQFAIVSPDEPFRALAFKIMDDRFGALTFVRVYSGKLNKGDTILNSFTGKTERVGRMVEMQANERNELQSAEAGDIIAIVGMKNVRTGHTLCDPNHECTLEAMVFPEPVISIAVTPKDKGSTEKMSIAIGKMVAEDPTFRVETDEDSGETILRGMGELHLDIKVDILKRTYDVELIVGQPQVAYRETITKSIQDSYTHKKQSGGAGQYGKIDYTISPGEPNTGFTFTTSVVGGNVPKEFFPAIEKGFRSMMDTGTLAGFPVLDVVVDLCDGAYHPVDSSAIAFEIAAKGAFRQSIPKAAPQLLEPIMKVDVYSTEEDVGNVIGDLNRRRGMISGQEPSAAGVRIKADVPLSEMFGYISTLRTLTSGRGQFSMEFSHYAPCPSSVAEAVIAKEKEKKAAAAK
- a CDS encoding RES family NAD+ phosphorylase, whose product is MSIWTECEGGKFFKYLELEPWRIVEDQYSSSSRDLVDSSEEHDLLEKILDNSKPQAINGKHYLIFTPFRYPPLEYGSRFGNTYEPSLWYGSLSLQTAFAEVAFYRLKFFDDTCANLGYIEIRMTAFKAYIKTKNGIDLTKAPFQKYKEKISSKTNYEQSQLLGTEMREAKVEAFIFSSARDKQVGENVAAFTPDIFKVKDKEYITNMQNWRCIANRNVIEFSRDEILQRKKIEFSKDEFE